The segment CGCAGGTCCGGTTGGGAGACTCCGGGCTTCGGGACGATGAGGATGGAGTCGACGGCGTGGTCGAGTCCGGTGAGCCGCTGGGCGAGGCCGAGGTAGGCGAAGACGAAATTCCCGCCGTTGAGCATGCGAGCCCGACTGTCGGGTACCACGCGAAGCACGGTGACGTCGACACCGGAGATGGTGGTGCTCTGACCCTCGCGGAGGCCGGTGGCGGCACCGACGATGACGCCGTCGTCGAGCCCGCCGGTGTCGAGTCCGTCACCGGAGGCGTCGACGGCGCTGCGGAGGTCGCTCGACAGCGATGTCACGTACATGTCGGAGCCGAGCAGGACGGCGGGATGGCCGCCGATCACGACGGTGCTGCGGACCAGGGGGACGACGGCCTTGGCGCCGGGAGTCTCGCGGCGGAGCTGTCCGGTGAGGTCTGCGTCGACGCCGGAGTCGGTGATTCCCGCGACTTCGACGGTCGCGTCGCCGGACAGGGCCGCATTGAACTGGCGGACCGATTCGGACATCGACCCGTAGGTGCCGAGGACGGCGACGAGCAGCGCCGAGGACACGAGCACCACTGCGAGGGAGGTGACGACGCGGAGCTTGTGACTGCTGAGTTCGCGGAGGTTGAGGATGCGGACGCGCGTCAGTCCGGCGAGGAGAGCGCGCATCTCACGCGTCCCGCTCGTCGATCCTGCCGTCGCGCACGGTCACGATGCGATCGCAGACGGCGGCGGCGTTGTTGTCGTGCGTCACCATGAGCACCAGTCGGTCGGGTTCGTCGTGCGCCACCTCGGCCAGCAGTTCGAGGACGTCGGCACCGGTCTTGGAGTCGAGGTTGCCGGTCGGCTCGTCGGCGAGGAGGATCTTGGGTCCCATGATCAGCGACCGCGCGATCGCGACGCGCTGCATCTGACCGCCGGACAGTTCCGCCGGTCGGTGGTCGACGCGAGCGCCGAGCCCGACGCGTTCCAGGAGTTCGACGGCGCGCGGTTTGGCCTTCGTGAACGAGCGGGAGTCGAGCAGCATCGGCAGTGCCACGTTCTCCCATGCGGTCAGGGTCGGGACCAGGTTGAAGAACTGGAAGATGAAGCCGACGCGGTTGCGACGGAACTCGGAGGCCTCGTCGTCTCCGAGGGCGGTGAGGTCGGTGCCGTCGACCCGGATCGTGCCGGAGGTGGGGGTGTCGAGAGCCCCGATGATGTGGAGCAGCGTCGACTTGCCTGCGCCCGAAGGACCGACCACGGACACGAACTGTCCGCCGTCCAGGGTCAGGGACGCACCGTCGAGCGCGCGGACCGTCTCGGTTCCCATGCGGTACTCGCGCACCAGGTTCGACGCTTCGACGACGGCCACGCTGCTCCCCCTCCGCGGCCGGCGCCGCTTCCTCTGTTCGAACGCTACCGGGTCTACTCCGGCCAGACGCCGGTGGCGAAGAAGTTCTCCAGCGCCGCGGTGTGCGGCGCCAGGTCGAGCTTCTGCTCGGCCACCCAGTCGTCGTTGAAGTAGGTGTGGTCGTAGCGGTTGCCGCTGTCACACAGCAGCGACACGACACTGCCGCCGCGGCCGCGTTCGAGCA is part of the Gordonia phthalatica genome and harbors:
- a CDS encoding ABC transporter ATP-binding protein, translating into MAVVEASNLVREYRMGTETVRALDGASLTLDGGQFVSVVGPSGAGKSTLLHIIGALDTPTSGTIRVDGTDLTALGDDEASEFRRNRVGFIFQFFNLVPTLTAWENVALPMLLDSRSFTKAKPRAVELLERVGLGARVDHRPAELSGGQMQRVAIARSLIMGPKILLADEPTGNLDSKTGADVLELLAEVAHDEPDRLVLMVTHDNNAAAVCDRIVTVRDGRIDERDA